The Oncorhynchus clarkii lewisi isolate Uvic-CL-2024 chromosome 20, UVic_Ocla_1.0, whole genome shotgun sequence nucleotide sequence gcagactcaacagccttggtttctcaaatgactgcctcacctggtacaccaactacttctctgattgAGCTcagtgtcaaatcagagggcctgttgccCGGGCCTCTGGCAgcctctatgggggtaccacagggtttaattctcaggccgactctcttctctgtaaacatcaatgatgttgctcttgctgctggtgattctctgatcaacCTCTACGTAGACGACATCATTCCTTATACctctgacccttctttggacactgttaactaacctccagacgagcttcaatgtcacacaactctccttccgtggcccccaactgctcttaaatgcaagtcaaactaaatgcacgctcttcaaccgatcgctgcccgcacctgcccgcccgaccagcatcactactctggacagttctgacttagaatatgtggacaactacaaatacctaggtgtctggctagactgtaaactctccttccagactcacattaagcatctccaatcaaaaattgaatctagaatcggcttcctatttcacaacaaagcatccttcactcatgctgccaaacataccctcgtaaaactgaccttCCTACCGATCctggacttcggcgatgtcatttacaaaatagcctccaacacgctactcaacaaattgaatgcagtctatcacagtgccatctgttttgtcaccaaagccccatatactacccaccactgcgacctgtactctcgttggctggccctagcttcatactcgtcgcctaACCCTTTGGCtcccaggtcatctacaagactttgctaggtaaagctccgccttatctcagctcactggtcaccatagcagcacccactcgtagcacgcgctccagcaggtatatctcacaggtcatcccccaaagccaattcctcctttggccacctttccttacagctctctgctgccaatgactggaacgaactgcaaaaatcactgaagctggactcATATCTCCCgtactagctttaagcaccagctgtcagagcttctcacagatcactgcacctgtacatagcccattatatatgtatcttgctcctttgcacccaagtatctctacttgcacattcatcttctgcacatctatcactccagtgcttaattggtatattgtaattagccaccacggcctatttattgccttacctcccttatcttacctcacttgcacacactgtatatagactttttctttattattgactgtatgtttgtttaatcCGAgggtaactctgtgttgtatgtgtcgaacggctgtgctttatcttggccaggtcgcggttgtaaatgagaacttgttctcaactaacctacctggttaaataaaggttaaataattaaAAATGTCTCTAAATGACTAAACCTGACTCGGTAAATAAACAGAAAGCTAGCATTAGCACTGCAGGCAACCGTATGAGCTTAACATGCATCCCAAGCTTTGTGGTAGCGTCAATAGTGTTTCATCCTAAAATTCACCAATGTATCAATTGATACGTAGTGATGCATTGCACTGTATGGtttaataaatcaaatgtattataaCTTAGCTGAGATGGACATAGATGGTCAAATTCAGGTTCTTGTAAAATTGGGGCCCTACCATTTTGCCTGATGTTCCGGTGAAAAGAATGTTCCGAAGTCTCGTTTGTGCTAATATCGCGCGACTCGTAGGGACATCCGGCTATCTATTTCCGGCCAGGCAAAATATTTGTATATTTCACTGGACCAGTAGGTGGAGGTATTTTACAATAACTTTTATCTTCATCAAACAGTGCAACTTCCATTCAAGTTGAAGTCACTCACCATAGTCGGGATAATTCTATAGGAAATATCCAAATGAAAACAAACAGCTACACAATTTGTGTCATCTTTTTTTACAGCTGTCACACAAAAATATATCTAACATGGAATAACACAAAGGCAAGTGGTAagagaaaacacattttattgaAGACACCCAGCCCACCACACCTGATAATGTTCATACACAGTACAATGTTATCCTGATTATGTGCCGTATAAAGTCAATCACCATCTATAAATAAACCATGTTGAAAGAGGTCCTGATTTCGGTACCAGATCTTAATTTTCTTCTCCCGCGTGATCTCCTTCTGAAACTGCAAAGTGCCATACAACAGAGCTTCTGCTGTGGGTGGACAACCTAGAAACAAACATGTGCAAGAACAAGACATGTTCTTACAGTATGTCTGTATGAAAATTGCTAAGAAATTATATGTGATATCAACCCACCTTACCTggtaccagaggaggctggtgggaggagctataggaggatgggttcattgtaatggctggaatctagacgattctgtgcttccaactttgtggcaacagtttggggaaggcccttacctgtttcagcatgacaatgcccctagGGCACAAagcggtgtggaagaacttgactgacctgcacagagcccttacCTCAACCCCATGAAACAAATTGGAAgcatgctcgtggctgaatggaagcaagtccccgcaaaaatgttccaacatctagtggaaagtcttcccagaagagtggaggctgttatagcagcaaaggtgggacaaactccatattaatgcccatgattttggaatgagatgttcatcgaacaggtgtccacatacactaaaTTACCAAAAGTACTTCTCTATTCCATCAGTGACCCAATTGACTCAAAATCCCATGCCGACAACACTGCATTTTTCACATACCATGCAATTAGTATGTTAGGCTATGGAATGCAGACATTGTTTATGTCCTAATTAAAGCCACATGATCTAATGATCGTAGCCTAAGTTATGATAACCATGTAACTAATGAGACACTCTATAATTGCAACTAATTGGCACATCAGGCTGGTTTGTATACAATGTATGTCTTTATTCACACATATTTCCCAACTTCCATAAATGTTTCTATTCATAATGAAAATATGGATTGAATGGAAAGCCCAAAGAATATATATAAAACCAAAAAAGGTAGTAAGAGCAAATTTCCCTTCAGAGTCGGtacaaaacaaaaacacttaACAAAACTATATATAAATAATCACATTGAATGACAGAGTTCAAAATCGAAAATATGTTTGATCCTCTTATCGGTAAATCCATTAAAACATTATACAATGAAGAAGATTGACAAAATGAATCCAGTATCCAGCTTGGAATGTTGAAAGCCTGAATGTTTTTTCCCCCCAAGATACTCTAAGCCAAAGAAAACAACCTTGGCTCCAGTTGCTCTGGTTATGCAAACAAAGGAAATATTTCCTCCAAAGAAAGTATACAGTTGGCATACATACAAAAGTGGACGGTGGTTTGTTTTGAAGGTCCAAACAGACACATCTTGTTGTCTTTTAGATTACCAAGTAAAAATACTGAATGGATACAAATAATTACCACAAATTCACATCAATTATggtaatataaatgtatataggttACATTAACAACATGACCTTTGGTACAAGGATAGGTAAATTACAATTATGGAACAGTCCATTTTTGAACTGGGGATTTTTAATAATTGAATTCTATTGGGTCCTTTCAAAGATGGATTCCAGGCAATATTTGCCTTAAGATAAAAAAGAAAATTGGCATAAACATTTAAATGTACCAACGGCAAACAGTTGTTGAGGGGGAAACTGGCAAGAGGGCTTTGGTACTTTACTAAAAGCTAATCATTGGGATATAAAAGCTAATCACAGCCCAGACACCAGTACTGGCTTTAGTGGTTACACTTTAAAACACATAAGCATAGCCATTTCAACAGGAATATAAAAACCTACTAATGCATAGTACATGTGAGATATGTCTAACATTGGTCCTAACCGGTGCTTAAATGAGGGCACTATTGTCCAATACCAAAAGGAGATCAACCAAAAGGTGGAAAATCCTATGTAACAAATAACTTTGAAAAAGCCTTTCTTGATGTTTCTTCTGTTTTCAACCAGCACAATCCCCCCTTTTAATAATCCGTCCCCTCTTGCTGGTACACCGGCACCGCTTCATCTTTGAATTCTTGGTAACCCTCGTCTTGGTAGTCAGGGACATATTCGGCTCCGGCCCCATTCTGCTCCTCCTCGTTCTTGGGGCAGTACTTGGCGTTGTAGATCTGACGACCCAGGCCAAAATTCTGCCCGCTCTGATTGGCACCTGCATTGGAGCCCATCTGCAGTGACATGGTGCTGTTGTCACATTTGTCTGTGCCCAGCTTCTGGTCATAGATGGCACGGCGGGTTCCTGGAGCTGTCATGCCAGCCTGAGTAGAGGAAGATAACTAATTCATATGTAGCAGTGAATTAAAATAAGCAAGAATCCATTAGTAAAAGCCTAAGTTTACTAGTGCAGTTATGTCCCCCATTGACAATATTGATACCTTGATTGAGTTAAGACATGGTGAAATTAATGAGAACTTGCATTTGCTTTTCTACACATGGACTTCTACCTGACTGGCCCCCTTGTTGGTACCCATTTGCAGACTGATGGTGGAGTTGTCCATGGGGGGCAGGATGTGAGCCTTGGGATCGTAGAGGTGCCTCCTGGTGCCGTATGCATTCATGCCCGCCTGGCTGGCACACTTATTCGTCCCcatctgcagagagagacagatatcagTTATAAAAGGAAAACAGCAAAGGATGAATGGAAAATTACAACCCCCCTTAGATGGAGACTTTCAGACAGACTGAGAATGCCTGAGTAGATATCATCAAATCAACAATATTGTTCttggctaaaatagaagtcatgcCAAAGGGCATATAAAAGTTAGGAATCATTGATGTAACCCTACATTCAATAAGAAATATCCAAAACAAATAGAAGTTATgaaaagattaaataaaatatgGGTTTTTTAAGAACAATAGCATGGATGCCAGTCTGTCACTGCCTTAGCCTGTTATAAAGGCTGTTAGCAATATGTATTGGTTAGCTTTGCTActgatgtttgtttgtttggcaAGACGGCAACAGAGCTGGCAACAGCAAAAAGAACAACATGTTCTTCAGTGGTATCACTGTCAACACATTCCCTCTTGCCTGCAGTCCAATGACACACTGTCCGGCCTTCATCTTCTCCTCGTCGAATAGCCTCTCCTGTTTGTCTGCGTACTTCACCCCAATGTCCACTCGGGACTGGCAGCCCTTGGTCTTGGCCTGCAGGGGAAAGTGTACAGAAATCCAGTCACTGTTGGATGCCCCAAGATTTTACTGGACACAATTCTATGAGCTTATTCAGGAGGGGGCTGTATTTACATCCCGCTTCTGACACCATATGTTAATGAGGACGAGACACCATTATTTTAGCGTCTGGAACATCTTTACGAAGACAAAACCTGACATGCAGTAATGCTCTGTTCAACAAGGTCAAGCGATTTATGCAAGTGGCAATTACACAGTTCAAATACAGAAGCTTCTCATAAAGGGATGCAACCATAAAAATGACTTTGACAAGTTTTACCGTGCCAGCGAGAGACAGCAGTGTGCTCTGGACCTGGGTCATGTTCCCACTCTCAAACAGGTCGTTGGCCTCAAAGATATCATGGGGCTTCAGGCCGTACATTTGGATAGATTTGATGAAGTTGGTGATGTTCTCCAGCTAGAACCAGGCGAGTGCATAAGAAGAAAAGATGAGTAAAAGAGCTTCTCAATAAATTGCATGAAGGTAGATTTTAGGAAGTCACACCTATAATGAGGCCATCACAAGCCATTGAGCTAAAAGGATCTCTCTGGCACACCGAGGTCTCACTATATTTCATATTCTAACCCAAATTCTATTTCAGTAAACTCACTGGTCCAGAGAGTTGCACCTCTAATAATAACAATCTACCTCTGCTTTTAAGCTAGTAAAAAAACAGGCTTGGTCAGCACAACAGCTCAGATATATTCTCTAACTGTAAAACCAGCTGGTAAAGTACAGTTCAAGACTGTTCACGTAGAGAGAACAATCCAAGCAGCTCACCTGATGCCAGTTCATGGTGGACGAGTTGATCTTTTTCACAGAGCCAGGTTGAAGTTTGTTGATCAGTCTAGGGGAGAAAGAGAGTTTGCTTACTTAGACTGCAGCACCTCATAGGTAACAGAAGGGATCAGAGGAGAAAAGggtctatattacagtaaaaccCACAGCaaggaggacagacaggacataTGCAATGGATTGTATGATTTGATGTATAATGTTGTAGCTAGCAGAACATTTATGAGTGATGTCTTTGGTTGAATGCATTGGCTGGTGCCATAAAATGTGTAGCTTTATGGGTCAATAAAGCCACATTGTACATAGCGACGTGATGACGGATCCTGGCCCTATTCAGAAACGTACTTGCACAAGATGACACCATTTTTCAGGCCTTTCTGGAAGTCTTCCCCGATGTCACATCCGGTCGTATCCTCGATCCAGACCTttagctcctcctctctctgagggTCGTACTTTCCGGCAATCTGGGGAAGGTCAAAAGTTCATTATAGGAGACCTTTACATCTTGGAAAAAGTTGCACAACATGTAGGTTACACTTTATTTTACAGTAATGTTTCCACTGGTATTTAGGAGAAAACTTTCCAATGGGTACTTCAAATAGTTACCAATTGTGTAGAATTATCTGGTACCTAATGGTGGCCATTGCTGCTTGTTTGAATGAATCCCAAAGAAACAAGTAATTCATAgattattacagtgtaattactaTTTTACCAGGTACTTCCCGTATTAAAAAAAGTGCTACTAACGCATGTGTGGAAGTTGATGACTTGGTAGTGGGCGTTTTCATTtccagaaccacagcagaaaTAAAGAATATTATGGTTTGTGCGTGTTAAAATTCTCTCTCAAGAGTTTATTATGGGCGGCCCCAAAACCATGATTCACGGTGTCAACCAATTGGGATAACTTTGTGTGTTATTCTTGCTGTTTAACAGCCCTTACAGAGCCAACACTGACATTAGCTCAAACACAAAACGCGCACGCATCCTGTTCGGTTAACCACTTAAATCTCCTTGAAGCACAGGAAGGCAGCTGCATGGTATAGGGGAGAGTTAAACTATGCAATTTGACGCTGCATTCCTTGTTGAGAGGGTGTTTAAAGTGTTATCCTGATTTGTAAATACTTTGGTTGAGTAAATAATCAAAAGAAAGTGTGAAGATGACAACTGGCACTAAAAGCAACGTTTAGAAAACGTCATATATCTGTAGTGTCGATCTTAGTATGAAAATGCTACTACAAATAGAAATGCAAAAACACTGCAATGTTTGTACAGAAAGTTATATTTTTTAAAAGGCCTCTATATCTCTCAACAATGCATTTTGAGGTTGAAGTTACAAATACGTACCAAAGAATAGTAAGACTGAGGAATAGGGTCAAAATATTCTCCACAAATTTCCCTCCACGGCTAAAATGTGAAGCGGAACGTTAAGTACAATCGAATGAAGGACTTTCTGGGCAAACCGGTCCTGTCATTATATATTTGCTTAATTTGATTATCCCCAAATTAAAACAACATTGACTGCTTTAATTGCCCACAGGACATTTGAAAGATGTAATTTCGAGAGGCATGGTGAACTCAAGGAATTCATTCCGCGGCGCAATTTAGATCATGGGGAATGAGACTGTTAGGACGCTGAGTTGAAGGAGTTTAAATCAAATGGATTGAACATGGACTATTACGTTCTCAAAAAAACATATTTGATAGTCTTGTCTAGTGGATCAGTTCCAACATCTGGGTTAACCATACTTTCACCTACCATCTAGAATTGTTAAGGGGCCTTAGTCAAGGAGGAAAAACTCCTTGAATAACAACACTTCAAGACTTCACCTTGCATTGCTACATCATTAACGGCAGGAAATACCAGAGACAATGGACATCATTCATTGGTATGAGAGGAAACCACCAGCTTTACAGCCACTTGGCTACCCGTACACTGTTCTGAGGACCAATGGAAAACCCTCGCCAATATAAGGACTCAGCCAAGGAATGCAAACAATAAATCAGCCGGTGGCGTAAAAGACACATTGCTAGGTCTCAGACACAGAAGAACACAATGCACATGCATCTGCTATGTGTAATCTGCAGTTAAACGGATCAGGGTAGTAACATGGGGACCCGAGTATTCCTTTGTATAACATAACTTGGAACATGATGGGTAAAGTTTGTTGTTTATGAAAGATAAACAAAAATAATATTATATTAGTCATTATTCTCTATTTACATAAGTGAAGAGCCAGGTTGGCGAACTTTGCAAAGCATTTCAATGTCATTTCTCCCATTACACTGTAAAAGTGTAACACACGATTACAAAAAATAATAAGTACAGGAACACAAACGCTCTAAATCTTCACTGTAAATTTGTGATAAAAGTTATATTTGGCCCGAGGGATACAGTAGTAGTTAACTCCTGGTTGTGCCATCCAGACTGTCATTGATGTTTTGGATGAAGGGCATTTGCAGATAAACTTGATCTAAATCACTTAATTGGTCAAGTACACACATGGTCCAACCGATTTGGTAGAAGCAAACCTCCGGTTGCCTGCTCACTTCCCGACAAATTTTTCCAGTCGGACCGGGATTCGAACAGGCAACCCTCTCTAACAGCTATACTACCTGCCACCAGAAAACACTGGCACTGTCTCCTGTCAACGTTTACTTTTGAAAGTGCACATGTTCAAAAAGAGAACATATTTCTATTTGGATTGTTTTGCGATGCCAATTGTCAAATTACGCACTGCGCACTACAATAGCCATTCACCAAGGCCCCAATCCACCACAGCGCAGGATGCAGCAGTTGTTCTCGTGATAGGACTGTGTGACCTCTGGATGAGTGACAAACTCAGggacatggatggatggatgcatgAAAGACCTACAGTGTTGTACTGACCAGTTTCTCTATGTAATGGGACAGTATAGGGATTTTTAACTTGCCACAAGAAAATATACATTCCCAACACGGGCAACGCCCATGCCTTTTTAAGCGCTTCCCAAAGGTAAACCAACTACTTAAACCAAACTAAAGTTTTTTTTAATTAGCATTTTGTCATATTAATGAACAGTGTTATCAAACATATGTGCGTAGCCGGTAAAACTTGTAATTTGATAAAAGTTTCCCGCTTTATTTAGGTCATTCCAAAAGTATAGTAGCTTTGCCCGTTCCACGTAATTATCTTTACACTCAGTCTACATCATAGCCTATGTAACCTAAAATACCTAGGCATACACATTTTTCAAGAAATAAATCAAGTTTTCCGTAATAAACCTCACTAACGCTATAGGCTACTACCATAAGGCAAATGATTCATTCGCACTTTACTCCCTTCCGTGAACACTTACCTTGCTTTTGACTTCTGCAGAAAACCCATAAGCAGGACCTCTGTTAAATGATGAGCCAGACATTATTATAAACGAGTTACTTTGTTTTTCGTATAGATACTTTGTATCAGTTTCTTTGTGCAAATACTTTTATTTTCGTTTCTCTTCCAGTTAAACTCCGGAGTGAACTAAACACTTCCTTTCTTTTTTCTTGCAACCAATAAAAATGCTTACACGAACTTGTACGCTTCGTTAATCGATTTTAGGCTCCACCTTCCCCATTCTGAGTCTAGGTAGTGACTCGTGATTGATATCAAAAAGTCCTTATATGGAAGGAAAGTCCCACATTCCTGAATTGTGGGAGTATCCTATGGTCCAACCAGCAGTCATGGAGTCTTGAATCACCGTCGGGAAAAGTTTGAGTAGAGGAACTACCAAAACGAGCTACTGAATGACGTAATGATACTACTCTTGAGACACATTTTTTTAGTGTAAAGGACCCCCTTTGCTCGTTCAAGGGGTTTGGAATTCTGAGAATGTTAATATCACTAGTAGGCTACA carries:
- the LOC139375934 gene encoding calponin-2-like, with the protein product MSGSSFNRGPAYGFSAEVKSKIAGKYDPQREEELKVWIEDTTGCDIGEDFQKGLKNGVILCKLINKLQPGSVKKINSSTMNWHQLENITNFIKSIQMYGLKPHDIFEANDLFESGNMTQVQSTLLSLAGTAKTKGCQSRVDIGVKYADKQERLFDEEKMKAGQCVIGLQMGTNKCASQAGMNAYGTRRHLYDPKAHILPPMDNSTISLQMGTNKGASQAGMTAPGTRRAIYDQKLGTDKCDNSTMSLQMGSNAGANQSGQNFGLGRQIYNAKYCPKNEEEQNGAGAEYVPDYQDEGYQEFKDEAVPVYQQEGTDY